Proteins co-encoded in one Desulfobacterales bacterium genomic window:
- a CDS encoding glycerophosphodiester phosphodiesterase has protein sequence MKTRFFDPPRPRLFGHRGGSCFPENTMPAFRDAVRAGLIYLELDVWNSKDGMVMVHHDRTMERICGQQGDITGLSLAEIKELDAGATFSQDQGRTFPLRGQGITVPTLAEVLSGLPRVFVNIEIKPDNPEVAEMVLKTVQENGAADRVLLASAEAGNLARIRRLLPEMITSFSFNEVEEFYGRLRAGDWSGYLPPGEALQIPPDYQGMDLVTADAVRAAHRLGVEMHVWTVNDPAEMTRLLMLGVDGLMSDEPRVLADTARTVA, from the coding sequence ATGAAGACGCGCTTTTTCGATCCGCCCCGGCCCCGCCTGTTCGGCCACCGGGGCGGCAGTTGTTTTCCGGAGAACACCATGCCCGCGTTCCGGGACGCGGTCAGGGCCGGCCTGATCTACCTGGAACTGGATGTCTGGAACAGTAAAGACGGGATGGTCATGGTCCACCATGACCGGACCATGGAGCGTATCTGCGGTCAACAGGGGGATATAACCGGGCTGAGCCTGGCGGAAATCAAGGAACTGGATGCGGGCGCCACCTTTAGCCAGGATCAGGGGCGCACCTTCCCTTTACGCGGCCAGGGGATTACCGTCCCCACCCTGGCCGAGGTGCTTTCCGGACTGCCCCGGGTTTTTGTGAATATTGAGATCAAACCGGATAACCCGGAGGTTGCGGAGATGGTTTTAAAGACCGTGCAGGAGAATGGAGCCGCGGACCGGGTGCTGCTGGCCTCGGCCGAGGCCGGCAATCTGGCCCGCATCCGGCGGCTGCTGCCGGAGATGATAACCAGCTTCAGCTTCAACGAGGTGGAGGAGTTCTATGGTCGGCTCCGGGCCGGCGACTGGTCCGGTTATCTCCCGCCGGGCGAGGCCCTGCAGATTCCACCGGATTACCAGGGAATGGACCTGGTGACCGCCGATGCGGTCCGGGCCGCGCACCGGCTGGGGGTGGAGATGCATGTCTGGACCGTCAATGACCCGGCTGAGATGACCCGGCTGCTCATGCTCGGGGTGGACGGTCTGATGAGCGACGAGCCCCGGGTCCTGGCGGACACGGCCCGGACAGTGGCATAG
- a CDS encoding MFS transporter: MMEGADKKRAWLGWCLYDWANSGFATICLAAVLPVYFLSLVPEGGAIISLPGFSFTKPAAALWGYAVSCSMLIVALGAPWLGAMADRRGNHRWFLFLFCLLGSVATALLATAGHGGYLLAAGLFIVANISFAGGNVFYNAYLPALADQGEMDRLSARGFATGYVGGGLALLLVFGIILKFKFFGLVDQGQATRFGFLLTGLWWLFFGLPAIRLLPAGATDRPAGRYSGTAGYLKTFAEIAARRDLLLFLIAFLFYNDGIQTIIVVASIFAREELRMSQGAILGCYLMIQFVAMPGTLLFGRLAERVGAKRTIHIALVLFVAVTGYAYFMARPWEFWLLGFGVALILGGSQAVSRSLFSSLLPADKGAEFFGFYAITAKFASIMGPLLFALIVDLTGSVRLSILALTIFFIIGMILLAGVDVERGRAQARAG; the protein is encoded by the coding sequence ATGATGGAGGGAGCGGATAAAAAAAGGGCCTGGCTGGGCTGGTGTCTCTACGATTGGGCCAACAGTGGTTTTGCCACCATCTGCCTGGCCGCGGTACTGCCGGTTTATTTTCTTTCCCTGGTCCCAGAGGGCGGGGCGATCATCTCCCTGCCCGGTTTTTCCTTTACCAAACCGGCGGCCGCCCTGTGGGGCTATGCGGTCTCCTGCTCCATGCTGATCGTTGCCCTGGGCGCGCCCTGGCTCGGTGCCATGGCTGATCGCCGGGGGAACCACCGATGGTTTCTTTTTTTGTTCTGTCTGCTCGGCTCCGTTGCCACCGCCCTCCTGGCCACTGCCGGCCATGGCGGGTATCTGTTGGCCGCGGGTCTGTTTATTGTCGCTAATATCAGTTTTGCCGGCGGCAATGTCTTTTATAATGCCTATCTGCCAGCCCTGGCCGATCAGGGGGAAATGGACCGTCTCTCGGCCCGGGGTTTCGCAACAGGCTATGTGGGCGGCGGGTTGGCGCTTTTACTGGTCTTCGGCATCATTCTGAAATTTAAATTTTTTGGGTTAGTCGACCAGGGCCAGGCCACCCGCTTCGGTTTTCTGCTCACCGGGCTGTGGTGGCTCTTTTTCGGCCTGCCGGCCATCCGCCTGCTGCCGGCCGGCGCCACCGACAGGCCGGCCGGCCGTTATTCCGGGACGGCCGGCTACCTGAAGACCTTTGCCGAGATCGCGGCCCGGCGCGACCTGCTCCTCTTCCTGATCGCCTTCCTCTTTTATAACGACGGGATCCAGACGATCATCGTGGTGGCCTCGATCTTTGCCAGGGAGGAACTGCGGATGAGCCAGGGGGCGATCCTCGGCTGTTATCTGATGATTCAGTTCGTGGCCATGCCCGGCACCCTTCTGTTCGGCCGCCTTGCCGAGCGGGTCGGGGCCAAACGCACCATCCATATCGCCCTTGTTCTCTTTGTGGCTGTCACCGGGTATGCCTATTTCATGGCCAGGCCGTGGGAGTTCTGGCTGCTCGGCTTTGGCGTGGCCCTTATCCTGGGCGGCAGCCAGGCGGTCAGCCGCTCCCTGTTCAGCTCCCTGCTGCCGGCTGACAAGGGTGCTGAGTTTTTCGGTTTTTATGCCATTACCGCCAAGTTCGCCTCAATCATGGGCCCCTTGCTCTTTGCCTTGATCGTTGATCTCACCGGTTCGGTCAGGCTCTCCATCCTGGCCCTGACCATTTTTTTTATTATCGGCATGATCCTCCTGGCCGGGGTCGATGTGGAGCGGGGCCGGGCCCAGGCCCGGGCAGGATGA
- a CDS encoding endonuclease III domain-containing protein, whose translation MANTVSDIYQALFDRFGPQHWWPGETPFEVMVGAVLTQNTNWTNVSRAIATLKQEGLLSLEILHAMPAVTLADKIRPAGYYNLKAARLKNLLDFIVSQYPDGLDGFFALETNVLRGQLLKVKGIGPETADSIILYAAGKPVFVVDAYTHRILSRHALIGEEEGYDAIQEFFMDSLPKDVRLFNEYHALLVRLGKECCKKNRPLCKGCPLEGF comes from the coding sequence ATGGCCAACACCGTCAGTGACATCTATCAGGCCCTTTTCGACCGGTTCGGCCCCCAGCACTGGTGGCCGGGCGAGACTCCCTTCGAGGTGATGGTCGGCGCGGTACTCACCCAGAACACCAACTGGACCAATGTCAGCCGGGCCATTGCCACGCTTAAGCAAGAGGGGTTGCTCTCCCTTGAGATCCTGCATGCGATGCCCGCGGTAACCCTTGCCGACAAGATCAGACCGGCCGGCTATTACAACCTTAAGGCGGCCCGGCTCAAGAATCTGCTCGATTTTATTGTTTCCCAGTACCCGGACGGGCTGGATGGCTTTTTTGCCCTGGAAACGAATGTCCTCAGGGGGCAGTTGCTGAAGGTCAAGGGCATCGGCCCGGAGACCGCGGACTCCATCATCCTCTATGCGGCCGGAAAACCGGTCTTTGTGGTGGACGCCTATACCCATCGCATCCTTTCCCGTCACGCCTTGATCGGCGAGGAGGAGGGCTATGATGCGATCCAGGAGTTTTTCATGGATTCCCTGCCCAAGGATGTTCGATTGTTCAACGAGTATCATGCCCTCCTGGTCCGGCTCGGCAAGGAGTGTTGCAAGAAGAACCGGCCGCTATGCAAGGGATGCCCCCTGGAGGGTTTTTAA